GGTAGATAGTTGAACACAGGGTACTTGGGTACGTGGACGGACTAGTTGTCATCTCGAATGTTCTGAGCTCCTAGCATGCACTCTTTATAAGATGGGGGAGCTAAACCGAATTCACAGCGATAAAGAAAGTGTTAATTTCATAAATCTTCTGCAAAatcattttatacgatttatttgCAATTTGATTTGAGCTGTACGTCCCAGACAGAAATCattgaatttttcaaataatttcttaCGTATGTTCCAGTTTGCGGAAGAATTACCATGGTCCAAAGAATTAGCAGTGCTAGTGCTAGGCTGTGGTGTTTCTGGCATTGACATTGTACTCGATGTTGCAGGTTGTTCCGTGGGATGTGGCATGGCCTTCATCTGCTGAATAGCTGGTGCACTGGGCTCGCAATACAGTGGAATTGTTCCGATTAGGAGGGGGTAACGTCTCTGAAGTTTGAGGTGCCTGATTGTTACGGGATAAAATATTTCTGAGTAAAGTATAAATCAGTAAAGTTTGTCTTTCAACTAAACAAAGAGATATCCGAGTAATCTATCGAATGATTGACTAATTAAAGATAAGAAGTCACGATCGAAAGGAACGGAAAATTGTTTAACATCTCGGAAATCGAACTTCCGCTCATACGGTATCGACCTTAGTCCGTTTAACGAATGATCTTATGGTGCTCCGAATTATCAGAATTTCAACACGATGAGTTATTTAAGTGATATGCGCGGCAGTTAGTTTGATCACCTTGATTGTTTCAGTAAGTTATTTTTCAAGATACGGGaaaactttgttaacaaaagtTGTATTGTTTCAAGCGGGTCGTAATGTCACAGGTCATCACATTACGgtcatttttttaaatggcatGGCTATTCTTTTCTATTCATAATTAAACAGCGGATATTTACGATTCCTTCGACCTGTAGTAGAAGGTTTTTCGATAACAAATACCAGGCTAAAGCAGCGACTTTAAAAGTCTTACGTTGTAAAACGTGCTCGAAGTGATGTCCGTTCGCATTGATGCAACATTGAAATCTAACTCGTCGCAGAACATGCTTCAATTAGTCTTTATTTAATATTGCATTTCTCTATTAATAAGAAAGCTTATGTTTAACAGTAGTTGGAACTATCGTTAGAAGAAATATTTACGTTTCTTACGATTTCAATGTCGCATACATATAGGGCTCTTCGAGCTATTTGTCTTCCTCCTTTAGCAATTTTTGTGTGGAAATGTATTAGTAACGAAGTTATGAGCTGAAACAATTATGCAAACCACTCTACATACTTACGTGCCCGTGAAGTGGAAAACCACCTTCAAGCAGTAATCCAAATTAATAATACTACAAAACGGTAGGTGGGATGGCAGAATCGGCGGCACCCTTATTTTCAGAGTAATGACTCGTTCCGGCGTAAAAGGTCCTGCATACGAAGAGGATATAATTTTGAAGCATTCGGTCTTCGTTTTGGTTGTCGCATGAAGCTTGAGCACCTTGAAAGGAAAATGTGAAAAAAATTGATCGGACGGCTCTCCGAATCACCTAGGCTTCACTTACTCGTTCCAATTTCAGTTCGATCTTCGTTATACCAACTTCGGAAGAAGCATTCTTGTAATTCACCGACGCGCTGATTATCTGACCTGAAACGTACCCAGAGGCAGGCACCCGGATGCTTGTGTTCATCGAGCCTAGACcgaagcagcagcagcagaagTTCTTCCGAATTTCGTCGTGGATTCCTAACTGTTCAAGGAAGGCGATAATTCGCTTAACACTTTCAGTCGGTGATCAGGTTTGAAAAGAAATCGAGCTCATACGCATCTGTGTCGGTGCATGTTCAGATCGAGAACGGAGGCAACGGTGAATGCGATCTTGCATTCGTGATCGAACTTCCAGGGCCTGTCGATTACGGCTTTCACCGTGTATCTGACATAGCCATGCTTGTGTTCTAAGCTGCTGGGGATGTTAGAGGGTAGTTGAAACATAAACGGATACTGATGGTAGCCCTCTTTGATTTCCATCCTCGAGTCCGCTGCAAGATGTCAAAGGATTTCGTTCCATACACGCAAATTTTGTTTTATGTATGCGCCTTTCATTCTATAAGACGTAGGAAATGAGGAAAAATCTGTAAAACATTAGTGTTTTACACACTCACATTCGGAAGAACCAAGTACATTGCCCTTTATCGTAAAATAGTGCTCCGAAGCGGAATAGCTGTCACTGGTACTTATTACTGTGCCATCGTTATCAGTTGTACTCGACGATTCTGTCCAGTGTACGCTAGCTGCCCCCTTGGCAATGAAATAGAGCCCTGCAAATCATTAATTAGGTTCAATGAGTATCGATCGTTGGCTCTTTTATTGCTGTATATGGTAACGACAATGCATATTTCGTACTTTGTGGTACGCGTATTATTTATGCCGTTTAATTTAAAATCAGTGTCAGAAAAGATCGATTACTGCATAGTGAGGGATGCGcaatttttcttaataattGAATGGAGGAGCGTATTCGATAAGTTCAATAGTAGTTACTCTGATAATTATGAACGAAAAAATCTGTGATCAACTATTTCGATTGGTAGTTCAAGGGTTCAGCTTAAATTGAAAGGAAGTTCCAAAGATGTGTGTTGTGCCGACAGTATAACATGAACATCTTGATAACGCTTGCAGGATAATAATAGCGACTCCACCTACACGCGAGGAACAATGTGTATAAATACTTTATATAATCATTGAGTAAAATCGGAGTGATAATGACGATACCGTTTTTCCAAGTACAGCATCATGTTTTCGATTTAATTGTACTCGAAACGTTTTTATAAATGTTTTTATAAACGTCCCTGTGCAATGTCTGCGTTGATAAAAAAGCTTGGGTGACAGGATCGTTGAAAATTTAAATGACAAGAGATCAATTTATTTTCAACGGACTATTCCTGCATCTGTTCTTTCCTTAAACGTCgaaaacaaattattatttcgcttcaaagtaAGAATACGCATCCGTTGATCAAAGGATAAATTTCTGTCTGCTGATTCGACCCTTCAACGcgcaacaattttcattttcgcACTTGTTTTCACATGACAGAGAAGACAAAATTGCCGCGCGCAAGAAATGAAACGTAGTTTCGAAGTTTATACGATTTGAAACCGTTCATGCACGGGTATGTGCATGAAGGGATTGAAACGTGTATGACGCTTTCTATCAACGTGCAGTTGTCATCGGTGAAATTTAAGCTTTTCAATAATCCGAGTCTACGTTCGACAATTAAATGTTTTCCGCGGCACAATGTCGGACGTAGACTAGCGCCGCTATTTTGATCGCTGCACTCTCATTCCGCGTTCAATTTTTAAAACTTGCCTCTAACGGATTTCTCCTCGCTGGTGTTCACGATAATGTTGCCAGTTACCGATTCACCGACTTGATACACGGCGCCTGGTCGATCTAACTTGATAGTGAACGTCCTTAACGACGGCATCTTGTTGAAATCACGCACAAGACTGATGTCCGTCTCGGATCTTCTTTATCGAGCGAGTCCGCCAGCAGGCTGATCGAATTTCCAGGAAGTGAGAGCAAGGAAAATAGAAGTACTTAGGAATGTAAACTGTCTGCTTGCAATGACTGCGACTTACTGAAAATTTCACGAGAGCTTTCATATCTAGATACGTTGACCGGACACGCTGTCATGTTTGTCCACCGCGGTACGACCGGTAGATTCGTAATCATCATGACTCATCGAATCAATAACAGAAAAGGACATTGCACTGAGATAATTATTCGTCATAGATATCTAGCATAGCATTCTTTGTTAAGAGTGTAAGATTTTTTACAAACGGTAGGACTTTTAATCTGATTTTTGAACGACTTTAGCAGCCTCGAAACAATAATTATTCTGGACTACTCAAAATGTGAACTTCCGATTGTATCTGTATTTATGATACGATGAAATTTGTAAACCACGTAAACGAGTGCGCATTTTAATTCAACttgatttaaataattatttgaacgaTGCAGTAGAATTCGGGTTGTAAATAGTATGCAACTTATATAATATGGAAGGGTTATCGATAAGACGTCAATTATGCGTAAACgattgtatatgtatacaaaatTGTATATAAAGTTGTGTCTAATTTGCACCGAAATAATAGGTCTGTCGATGTATAAGTAGGTATAAGTAGGTATAAGTAGGTCACACCTGTAGCTATAAgttcatataaataataatcgttcaTTCAAACATTCGTGGTTCAGAGTATCCTGCAATTTCAACGAAAACTTTTTTCCTATTTCTTCATTCATGGAGCACCTGGAAAAGAACATTCAATTAAAAGGGAAATCCACTAATATATAAGACATTTGGTGACAGCTGGTCAAAAATGTATGGAACGATGCTTCTTCTTTAATAAAGTATTTACTTGGTGGTAGATAGTTGAACACAGGGTACTTGGGTACGTGGACTGACTCGTCGTCATCTCGAATGTTCTGAGCTCCTAGCATGCACTCTTTATAAGATGGGGGAGCTAAACCGAATTCACAGCGATAAAGAAAGTGTTAATTTCATAAATCTTCTGCAAAatcattttatacgatttatttgCAATTTGATTTGAGCTGTACGTCCCAGACAGAAATCattgaatttttcaaataatttcttaCGTATGTTCCAGTTTGCGGAAGAATTACCATGGTCCAAAGAATTAGCAGTGCTAGTGCTAGGCTGTGGTGTTTCTGGCATTGACATTGTACTCGATGTTGCAGGTTGTTCCGTGGGATGTGGCATGGCCTTCATCTGCTGAATAGCTGGTGCACTGGGCTCGCAATGCAGTGGAATTGTTCCGATTAGGAGGGGGTAACGTCTCTGAAGTTTGAGGTGCCTGATTGTTACGGGATAAAATATTTCTGAGTAAAGTATAAATCAGTAAAGTTTGTCTTTCAACTAAACAAAGAGATATCCGAGTAATCTATCGAATGATTGACTAATTAAAGATAAGAAGTCGCGATCGAAAGGAACGGAAATTTTTTAATACCTCAGTAATCGAACTTCCGTTCACACAGTATCGACCTTAGCTTGTTTAAGCCTGAGATATCTAACTGATATGCGAGCCAATAACTTTGATCACCTTGAATATCTCAGTGGGAGATCTTTTGAGATACACAGAAAAACTTTGTTAATAAAAGTTGTATTGTTTCAAGCGGGTCGTAATGTCACAGGTCATCACATTACtgtcatttttttaaatgacaTGGCTATACTTTTCTATTCATAATTAAATAGCGGATATTTACGATTCCTTCGACCTGTAGTAGAAGGTTTTTCGATAACAAATACCAGGCGAAAGCAGCGAGACTTTAAAAGTCTTACGTCGTAAAACGTGCTCGAAGTGATGTCCGTTCGCATTGATGCAACATTGAAATCTAACTCGTCGCAGAACATGCTTCAATTAGTCTTTATTTCATATTGCATTTCTCTATTAATAAGAAAGCTTATGTTTAACAGTAGTTGGAACTATCGTTAGAAGAAATATTTACGTTTCTTACGATTTCAATGTCGCATACATATAGGGCTCTTCGAGCTGTTTGTCTTCCTCATTTTGCTATTTGTGTGGAAGCATTTTTTGTGtggaaatgtattaataacgaAGTTATGAGCTGAAACAATTATGCAAACCACTCTACATACTTACGTGCCCGTGAAGTAGACAACCACCTTCAAGCAGTAATCCAAATTAATAATACTACAAAACGGTAGGTGGGATGGCAGAATCGGCGGCACCCTTATTTCCAGAGTAATGACTCCATCCGGCGTAAAAGGTCCTGTATGCGAAGAGGATATAATTTTGAAGTATTCGGTCTTCATTTCGGTTATCGCGCGAAGCTTGAGCACCTTGAAAggaaaatgagaaaaaaattgATCGGACGGCTCTCCGAATCACCTAGGCTTCACTTACTCGTTCCAATTTCAGTTCGATCTTCGTTATACCAACTTTGGAAGACGTATTCTTGTAATTCACCGACGCGCTGATAGTCTGACCTGAAACGTACCCAGAGGAAGGCACCCGGATGCTTGTGTTCATCGAGTCTCGACCGAAACAGCAGCAGCAGAAGTTCTTCCGAATTTCGTCGTGGATTCCTAACTGTTCAAGGAAGGCGATAATTCGCTTAACACTTTCAGTCGGTGATCAGGTTTGAAAAGAAATCGAGCTCATACGCATCTGTGTCGGTGCATGTTCAGATCGAGAACGGAGGCAACGGTGAATGCGATCTTGCATTCGTGATCGAACTTCCAGGGCCTGTCGATTACGGCTTCCACCGTGTATCTCACATAGCCATGCTTGTGTTCGAAGCTGCTGGGGATGTTAGAGGGTAGTTGAAACCTAAACGGATACTGATGGTAGCCCTCTTTGATTTCCACCCTCGAGTCCGCTGCAAGATGTCAAAGGATTTCGTTCCATACACGCAAATTTTGTTTTATGTATGCGCCTTTCATTCTATAAGACGTAGGAAATGAGGAAAAATCTGTAAAACATTAGTGTTTTACACACTCACATT
This genomic window from Megalopta genalis isolate 19385.01 chromosome 9, iyMegGena1_principal, whole genome shotgun sequence contains:
- the LOC143260045 gene encoding arrestin domain-containing protein 2-like isoform X2 is translated as MPSLRTFTIKLDRPGAVYQVGESVTGNIIVNTSEEKSVRGLYFIAKGAASVHWTESSSTTDNDGTVISTSDSYSASEHYFTIKGNVLGSSESDSRMEIKEGYHQYPFMFQLPSNIPSSLEHKHGYVRYTVKAVIDRPWKFDHECKIAFTVASVLDLNMHRHRCLGIHDEIRKNFCCCCFGLGSMNTSIRVPASGYVSGQIISASVNYKNASSEVGITKIELKLERVLKLHATTKTKTECFKIISSSYAGPFTPERVITLKIRVPPILPSHLPFCSIINLDYCLKVVFHFTGTHLKLQRRYPLLIGTIPLYCEPSAPAIQQMKAMPHPTEQPATSSTMSMPETPQPSTSTANSLDHAPPSYKECMLGAQNIRDDN
- the LOC143258749 gene encoding arrestin domain-containing protein 3-like isoform X2 codes for the protein MPSLRTFTIELDRPGAVYQAGESVTGNIIVNTSEEKSVRGLYIIAKGTASVNWTEWTPCNDGKVIGTIDNYYDSEQYFRIKVNVLGSSKSDSRVEIKEGYHQYPFRFQLPSNIPSSFEHKHGYVRYTVEAVIDRPWKFDHECKIAFTVASVLDLNMHRHRCLGIHDEIRKNFCCCCFGRDSMNTSIRVPSSGYVSGQTISASVNYKNTSSKVGITKIELKLERVLKLRAITEMKTEYFKIISSSHTGPFTPDGVITLEIRVPPILPSHLPFCSIINLDYCLKVVVYFTGTHLKLQRRYPLLIGTIPLHCEPSAPAIQQMKAMPHPTEQPATSSTMSMPETPQPSTSTANSLDHAPPSYKECMLGAQNIRDDDESVHVPKYPVFNYLPPSKYFIKEEASFHTFLTSCHQMSYILVDFPFN
- the LOC143258749 gene encoding arrestin domain-containing protein 3-like isoform X4 — protein: MPSLRTFTIELDRPGAVYQAGESVTGNIIVNTSEEKSVRGLYIIAKGTASVNWTEWTPCNDGKVIGTIDNYYDSEQYFRIKVNVLGSSKSDSRVEIKEGYHQYPFRFQLPSNIPSSFEHKHGYVRYTVEAVIDRPWKFDHECKIAFTVASVLDLNMHRHRCLGIHDEIRKNFCCCCFGRDSMNTSIRVPSSGYVSGQTISASVNYKNTSSKVGITKIELKLERVLKLRAITEMKTEYFKIISSSHTGPFTPDGVITLEIRVPPILPSHLPFCSIINLDYCLKVVVYFTGTHLKLQRRYPLLIGTIPLHCEPSAPAIQQMKAMPHPTEQPATSSTMSMPETPQPSTSTANSLDHAPPSYKECMLGAQNIRDDDESVHVPKYPVFNYLPPSAP
- the LOC143258749 gene encoding arrestin domain-containing protein 3-like isoform X3 — encoded protein: MPSLRTFTIELDRPGAVYQAGESVTGNIIVNTSEEKSVRGLYIIAKGTASVNWTEWTPCNDGKVIGTIDNYYDSEQYFRIKVNVLGSSKSDSRVEIKEGYHQYPFRFQLPSNIPSSFEHKHGYVRYTVEAVIDRPWKFDHECKIAFTVASVLDLNMHRHRCLGIHDEIRKNFCCCCFGRDSMNTSIRVPSSGYVSGQTISASVNYKNTSSKVGITKIELKLERVLKLRAITEMKTEYFKIISSSHTGPFTPDGVITLEIRVPPILPSHLPFCSIINLDYCLKVVVYFTGTHLKLQRRYPLLIGTIPLHCEPSAPAIQQMKAMPHPTEQPATSSTMSMPETPQPSTSTANSLDHGNSSANWNIPPPSYKECMLGAQNIRDDDESVHVPKYPVFNYLPPSAP
- the LOC143258749 gene encoding arrestin domain-containing protein 3-like isoform X1; the protein is MPSLRTFTIELDRPGAVYQAGESVTGNIIVNTSEEKSVRGLYIIAKGTASVNWTEWTPCNDGKVIGTIDNYYDSEQYFRIKVNVLGSSKSDSRVEIKEGYHQYPFRFQLPSNIPSSFEHKHGYVRYTVEAVIDRPWKFDHECKIAFTVASVLDLNMHRHRCLGIHDEIRKNFCCCCFGRDSMNTSIRVPSSGYVSGQTISASVNYKNTSSKVGITKIELKLERVLKLRAITEMKTEYFKIISSSHTGPFTPDGVITLEIRVPPILPSHLPFCSIINLDYCLKVVVYFTGTHLKLQRRYPLLIGTIPLHCEPSAPAIQQMKAMPHPTEQPATSSTMSMPETPQPSTSTANSLDHGNSSANWNIPPPSYKECMLGAQNIRDDDESVHVPKYPVFNYLPPSKYFIKEEASFHTFLTSCHQMSYILVDFPFN
- the LOC143260045 gene encoding arrestin domain-containing protein 2-like isoform X1: MPSLRTFTIKLDRPGAVYQVGESVTGNIIVNTSEEKSVRGLYFIAKGAASVHWTESSSTTDNDGTVISTSDSYSASEHYFTIKGNVLGSSESDSRMEIKEGYHQYPFMFQLPSNIPSSLEHKHGYVRYTVKAVIDRPWKFDHECKIAFTVASVLDLNMHRHRCLGIHDEIRKNFCCCCFGLGSMNTSIRVPASGYVSGQIISASVNYKNASSEVGITKIELKLERVLKLHATTKTKTECFKIISSSYAGPFTPERVITLKIRVPPILPSHLPFCSIINLDYCLKVVFHFTGTHLKLQRRYPLLIGTIPLYCEPSAPAIQQMKAMPHPTEQPATSSTMSMPETPQPSTSTANSLDHGNSSANWNIPPPSYKECMLGAQNIRDDN